A window of Candidatus Vicinibacter proximus contains these coding sequences:
- a CDS encoding T9SS type A sorting domain-containing protein, translating to MNSLFKFSFIFFSIITSISAQKYDFNWLFGYLDGPKRDSVFGHSMMTFNTQSGNPEVYFDKTKNINLLVGNTPCISDEEGNFLFSFNGFYIEDSKGNKVKNSDSICYNLGDCWANLQQTLILPSTSFKNQFYLISVHDKNIIYNSMPELVGGIISISIITVNQNNTPALINFSKIIAQDTFEIEKLTACKHANGRDWWVIIPKPFEISFRIFLLTPSNIFDYGEQTFESTYKHYGPGISQFSPNGKYYLSVYSYRNGYYPKSFLDYLEFDRCNGKFSNHKQILFANRGYEPDPENKPFVLSSGAFSHNSRYLYTCENDSIFQFPIFLDGTIGEKLLIDIYDGFKSHLFGNITRPTYISLLQLGPDGRIYGDPYYTQTRELHIMHRPNQYSKNCDFRQHSLRLPAIKAAMPVFPNYRLGSIDGSDCDTLGIDNVPWAWWRYDQDTARYRCFEFVDLSAYTPDESEPEWYWDFGDGTQSRDTSPIHCFEKDGIYEVCLIVKNKYGADTLCRTLNVGTLATNDKGKIVIKTDIFPNPASDHFVLNIHDYLPESMYIHLINSQGQTVLSERVYQGSNVIDTEQLPAGLYSVVLYERGVVMKTEKIVIIR from the coding sequence ATGAATTCACTTTTTAAATTTTCTTTCATATTTTTCTCAATAATAACATCAATATCTGCGCAAAAGTATGATTTTAATTGGTTATTTGGATATCTTGATGGACCAAAAAGAGATTCTGTTTTTGGACACTCTATGATGACTTTTAATACTCAATCTGGAAATCCAGAAGTCTATTTTGATAAAACTAAAAACATTAATCTCTTAGTTGGAAATACACCTTGCATTTCAGACGAAGAAGGTAATTTTTTGTTTTCTTTCAATGGTTTCTATATTGAAGATTCTAAAGGAAACAAAGTCAAAAACTCAGACAGTATTTGTTACAATCTAGGCGATTGTTGGGCAAATCTCCAACAGACATTAATTCTTCCATCAACATCTTTTAAAAATCAATTCTATTTAATTTCAGTCCATGACAAAAATATAATTTATAATTCTATGCCCGAATTAGTTGGAGGCATAATTAGCATTTCCATAATTACTGTGAACCAAAATAACACTCCAGCTCTAATTAATTTTTCAAAAATAATAGCACAAGATACCTTTGAAATTGAAAAATTAACAGCTTGCAAACATGCCAATGGAAGAGATTGGTGGGTAATTATTCCAAAACCATTTGAAATTTCCTTTCGCATTTTTCTATTAACACCATCCAATATATTTGATTATGGAGAACAGACTTTTGAGTCTACTTATAAACACTATGGTCCTGGAATTAGTCAGTTTTCCCCTAATGGTAAGTACTATTTATCAGTTTATAGTTATAGAAATGGATACTATCCAAAATCATTTTTAGATTATCTGGAATTTGATCGATGCAATGGAAAATTTTCTAATCATAAACAAATATTATTCGCAAATCGTGGATATGAACCTGATCCTGAGAACAAACCTTTCGTTTTAAGTAGTGGCGCTTTTTCACACAATAGCCGGTACTTGTATACCTGTGAAAACGATTCTATCTTTCAGTTTCCCATTTTCTTGGATGGTACAATTGGTGAAAAATTATTGATTGATATTTATGATGGATTTAAATCTCATCTATTTGGTAATATAACACGTCCTACTTATATATCATTGCTCCAACTTGGTCCTGATGGTAGAATTTATGGTGACCCTTATTATACACAGACAAGAGAACTGCACATAATGCACAGGCCAAATCAATATTCAAAAAATTGTGATTTCAGACAACACAGTTTGCGGCTTCCAGCAATAAAAGCTGCCATGCCGGTGTTCCCAAACTACCGCTTGGGTTCCATCGATGGTAGTGATTGCGATACGCTCGGCATCGACAACGTCCCCTGGGCCTGGTGGCGATATGACCAGGATACTGCAAGATACCGATGCTTTGAGTTTGTGGATTTAAGTGCATATACTCCGGATGAATCTGAACCTGAGTGGTATTGGGATTTTGGTGATGGTACACAAAGTAGAGATACTTCTCCAATTCACTGTTTTGAGAAGGATGGCATATATGAAGTCTGCCTGATTGTTAAGAATAAGTACGGGGCAGATACTTTATGTAGGACGCTGAATGTTGGAACTTTAGCGACTAATGACAAGGGAAAAATTGTGATTAAAACTGACATTTTTCCTAATCCTGCATCTGATCACTTTGTGCTAAATATTCATGACTATCTGCCAGAAAGTATGTACATACATCTAATCAATTCACAAGGACAGACCGTCCTCAGCGAGCGCGTATATCAAGGTAGTAATGTGATCGATACGGAGCAGTTGCCGGCAGGACTTTACTCGGTGGTACTTTATGAAAGAGGAGTGGTAATGAAAACGGAGAAGATTGTAATAATCAGATAA
- a CDS encoding T9SS type A sorting domain-containing protein produces the protein MEDELILINAKMTAIKLYADSLYNAANSTDSSYYHEFLVDLFSDANEATSDLNTLWDSWLEQRDTFLEDVLAANDLIEAEDDIQTFLQEVNHIYMESVAAGIFELNSTQSSDLSAIAELCPLEYGNAVNLARILKDMSVLNGYNDSLLCLPPSPIINSTGDENIGYSYQITPNPVSENLIITDRMCNQRMDKLIHIRDLNGKTLLREQWPSASSCLKVISTHNIVQGIYIISIDSQKSGKNLFSSRILINR, from the coding sequence ATGGAAGATGAACTCATCCTCATTAACGCTAAGATGACAGCAATTAAATTGTATGCAGATTCTTTGTACAATGCGGCCAACTCTACCGACAGTAGCTATTACCATGAATTCTTGGTAGATCTATTTAGTGACGCTAATGAAGCTACTTCAGATTTAAATACTTTATGGGATAGTTGGCTTGAGCAGAGAGATACTTTTCTTGAGGATGTTCTTGCTGCCAATGATTTAATAGAGGCAGAAGACGATATTCAAACCTTCCTACAAGAAGTTAACCATATTTATATGGAATCTGTGGCGGCTGGTATATTTGAATTGAATTCTACTCAGTCATCAGATCTATCCGCAATTGCGGAGCTTTGTCCACTTGAATACGGAAATGCAGTCAACCTAGCTAGAATTCTAAAAGACATGTCTGTTTTAAATGGATATAATGATTCATTATTGTGCCTTCCACCAAGTCCAATCATAAATTCAACCGGTGATGAAAATATTGGATATTCCTATCAAATTACTCCTAATCCAGTTAGTGAGAATTTGATCATTACCGATAGAATGTGTAATCAAAGAATGGATAAATTAATACACATTCGGGATTTAAATGGCAAAACACTTTTAAGAGAACAATGGCCTTCTGCATCTTCTTGCTTGAAAGTAATTTCAACTCATAATATAGTGCAGGGTATATATATTATATCTATCGACAGTCAGAAATCAGGTAAGAATCTATTTTCTTCCAGAATTCTAATCAATCGTTAA